A window from Gopherus flavomarginatus isolate rGopFla2 chromosome 4, rGopFla2.mat.asm, whole genome shotgun sequence encodes these proteins:
- the PSMB1 gene encoding proteasome subunit beta type-1 has product MLSTAGYAEPRPGMGHQLGAPVQHRFSPYTFNGGTVLAIAGEDFSIVASDTRLSEGYAIHSRDSPKCYKLTDQTVIGCSGFHGDCLTLTKIIEARLKMYKHSHNKTMTTGAIAAMLSTILYSRRFFPYYVYNIIGGLDEEGKGAVYSFDPVGSYQRDAFKAGGSASAMLQPLLDNQVGFKNMQNVEHVPLSLEKAIQLVKDVFISAAERDVYTGDALSISIVTKDGIKEETLQLRKD; this is encoded by the exons ATGTTGTCCACAGCCGGCTACGCGGAGCCCAGGCCCGGGATGGGGCACCAGCTCGGCGCCCCCGTGCAGCACCGGTTCTCCCCCTACACCTTCAACGGAGG GACGGTGTTGGCAATTGCTGGAGAAGATTTTTCTATTGTTGCCTCAGACACACGACTGAGCGAAGGTTATGCAATTCACAGCCGGGACAGTCCAAAATGCTATAAACT AACAGATCAAACAGTCATTGGATGCAGTGGTTTTCATGGAGACTGCCTTACACTGACTAAAATTATCGAAGCAAGACTAAAG ATGTACAAGCATTCCCATAACAAGACCATGACTACTGGGGCTATTGCAGCGATGCTGTCTACAATCCTGTATTCTCGACGCTTCTTTCCTTACTACGTTTACAACATCATTGGTGGGCTCGATGAAGAAG ggAAGGGAGCAGTGTATAGCTTTGACCCAGTAGGTTCATACCAGAGAGATGCCTTCAAAGCTGGTGGTTCAGCAAGTGCCATGCTACAGCCTCTACTTGACAACCAG GTTGGCTTCAAGAATATGCAAAATGTGGAGCATGTACCTTTGTCCCTGGAAAAGGCTATTCAGCTAGTTAAAGATGTTTTTATTTCTGCAGCTGAGAGAGATGTATACACTGGAGATGCACTTAGCATCTCCATTGTCACAAAAGATGGTATTAAGGAGGAGACACTTCAGTTACGGAAGGACTAA